The following are encoded together in the Terriglobia bacterium genome:
- a CDS encoding prolyl oligopeptidase family serine peptidase has translation MCLALLAPALGAQDKSAHKTKAPASGLPPIIDRELIFGNPEIAGAQLSPDGKYLAFLKPWKDTRNVYVKGVNEPFSAARLLTTETKRPIAGFFWTHDSKYILFVKDNDGDENYNVYAVDPAAKPATGADAPASRDLTGLKGIRVIPYEAPKSDPDVFYIGLNDRDKAWHDLYKLKISTGEKTLMRKNTERISGWVFDRQGNLRLAERSAENGDTEILRVDADKFTKIYSCNVFEQCNIIRFQKDGKRAYMVTNKGAGMDLTALALIDPETGKTEMVESDPLKRVDFTGAVFSEVTDELALTQYLDDHLRRYFKDKDTEAGFKWLQAKFPGKDVGRASWTKDEQHWLVAVTSDTEPGETYLFDRKTHKLALQYRVREKLPREALAEMKVVHYRSSDGLEIPAYLTLPKGIPGKNLPTIIFPHGGPWGRDVWGYNPYAQFFANRGYAVLSMNFRGSAGYGKKFIDGGNNEWGRKMQDDVTWGAKYLIAEGIADPKRVGIFGGSYGGYATLAGVAFTPDVYAAAVDLFGPSNLITLLDSIPPYWEAGRQMFYQRMGNPTTPEGKALLVERSPLTSANKIKTPLMIAQGANDPRVNHAESEQIIVALRDRGFPVEYLLIPDEGHGFARPVNNMASTMATEKFFAKYLGGRYQEGGTPEVTARLKEITVDPKTVVLAKKVDAGAVGLPKTAVDLQPGTFKYKAMIEAGGQQIPLSVKTTISEEGGGWTATDTIDTPNGAVTQVSSMEKGTLATRKLGVKQGPVSIDLNFAGDKAVGNMNVGGQDKPISVDLGGPLFAEGPGAKQSFACLPLAEGYSTTFRNFDVEKQKVKLMQLKVTGVEKVTVPAGTFDAYRVEISSADGGPDKETLWVAKDSRKPVKESLVLAAMGGAIFTQELEP, from the coding sequence ATGTGCCTGGCACTGCTGGCCCCTGCCCTGGGCGCGCAAGACAAGAGTGCTCACAAAACCAAAGCGCCGGCCAGTGGCTTGCCTCCGATCATTGACCGCGAATTGATCTTTGGCAACCCGGAGATCGCGGGCGCGCAACTTTCGCCCGACGGAAAGTATCTGGCGTTCCTCAAACCCTGGAAAGACACTCGCAACGTCTACGTAAAAGGCGTCAACGAGCCTTTCAGCGCGGCCCGGCTGCTGACCACGGAAACCAAACGGCCCATCGCCGGCTTTTTCTGGACCCATGACAGCAAGTACATCCTGTTCGTGAAAGACAATGACGGCGACGAAAACTACAACGTCTACGCCGTGGATCCCGCGGCCAAGCCCGCGACTGGCGCGGACGCGCCTGCTTCGCGCGACCTGACTGGACTCAAAGGCATACGCGTCATCCCTTATGAAGCGCCCAAGAGCGATCCCGACGTGTTCTACATCGGCCTCAATGACCGCGACAAAGCCTGGCACGACCTCTACAAACTGAAAATCTCCACTGGGGAGAAGACGCTGATGCGCAAGAACACTGAGCGCATCTCCGGCTGGGTCTTCGATCGACAAGGCAATCTGCGCCTGGCTGAACGCTCCGCGGAGAACGGGGACACGGAAATCCTTCGCGTTGACGCCGACAAATTCACCAAGATCTATTCCTGCAACGTGTTTGAGCAATGCAACATCATCCGCTTTCAGAAAGACGGCAAGCGGGCGTACATGGTGACCAACAAAGGCGCCGGCATGGACCTGACCGCCCTGGCGCTGATTGATCCGGAAACCGGAAAAACGGAGATGGTGGAATCCGATCCCCTCAAGAGAGTGGACTTTACCGGCGCTGTTTTCTCAGAGGTGACTGACGAGCTGGCCCTTACCCAGTACCTGGACGATCATCTGCGCCGCTACTTCAAGGACAAAGACACCGAGGCCGGCTTCAAATGGCTGCAGGCAAAGTTTCCCGGCAAAGACGTGGGCCGCGCCTCATGGACCAAGGACGAACAGCACTGGCTGGTGGCCGTGACCAGCGATACCGAGCCGGGCGAAACCTATCTGTTCGACCGCAAGACCCACAAGCTCGCGCTGCAGTACAGAGTCCGGGAAAAACTTCCCCGCGAAGCGCTGGCGGAGATGAAAGTGGTCCACTACAGGTCTTCGGACGGGCTGGAAATCCCCGCCTATCTCACGTTACCCAAGGGCATCCCGGGCAAGAACCTGCCCACCATCATCTTCCCCCATGGCGGGCCGTGGGGCCGGGATGTCTGGGGCTACAACCCCTATGCGCAGTTCTTTGCCAACCGCGGCTATGCCGTGCTGAGCATGAACTTCCGCGGTTCCGCCGGCTATGGCAAGAAGTTCATTGATGGCGGCAACAACGAATGGGGCCGCAAAATGCAGGATGACGTCACCTGGGGCGCGAAGTACCTGATCGCTGAAGGCATTGCTGATCCCAAACGCGTGGGCATCTTCGGTGGTTCTTACGGCGGCTATGCGACCTTGGCCGGCGTAGCTTTCACGCCTGACGTTTACGCGGCGGCGGTGGACCTGTTTGGTCCGTCCAATCTCATCACTCTGCTGGATTCCATCCCGCCCTACTGGGAGGCCGGCCGCCAGATGTTCTACCAGCGCATGGGGAACCCCACCACGCCGGAAGGAAAAGCGTTGCTGGTGGAGCGTTCTCCGCTTACCTCCGCCAACAAAATCAAGACGCCGCTGATGATCGCGCAGGGCGCCAACGATCCTCGAGTCAACCACGCCGAGTCAGAGCAGATCATCGTGGCGCTGCGCGACCGCGGCTTCCCCGTGGAATACCTGCTGATCCCCGACGAGGGCCACGGCTTTGCCCGGCCCGTCAATAACATGGCTTCCACCATGGCCACGGAGAAGTTCTTCGCTAAATACCTGGGTGGACGCTACCAGGAAGGCGGCACGCCGGAAGTAACGGCGCGCCTGAAAGAGATCACGGTTGACCCCAAGACCGTGGTGCTGGCGAAGAAGGTAGACGCCGGCGCCGTGGGCCTGCCCAAGACCGCGGTTGATTTGCAGCCAGGCACGTTCAAGTACAAAGCGATGATCGAAGCCGGCGGACAGCAGATTCCGCTCAGCGTCAAGACCACGATCAGCGAAGAAGGCGGGGGCTGGACGGCCACCGACACCATTGACACACCCAACGGCGCGGTGACCCAGGTTTCTTCCATGGAAAAAGGGACGCTGGCGACCCGCAAACTCGGCGTGAAACAGGGGCCGGTGTCCATTGACCTCAACTTCGCCGGCGACAAGGCCGTGGGCAACATGAACGTGGGCGGACAGGACAAGCCCATCTCCGTGGACCTGGGTGGACCGCTGTTCGCCGAAGGCCCGGGAGCGAAGCAGTCTTTCGCATGCTTGCCCCTGGCGGAAGGTTACAGCACAACCTTCCGGAACTTTGACGTGGAGAAGCAAAAGGTAAAGCTGATGCAGTTAAAGGTTACAGGCGTGGAGAAGGTGACCGTGCCGGCCGGGACCTTTGATGCGTACCGCGTCGAGATCTCTTCCGCCGATGGCGGGCCCGACAAGGAAACGTTGTGGGTGGCCAAGGACTCCCGCAAGCCAGTCAAGGAATCGCTGGTGCTGGCCGCCATGGGAGGCGCCATCTTCACCCAGGAACTGGAACCATAG